AATGTTTCGGTAATCTGTAAACTCCAATCTTATAATCATTTTTCCATAATTCCAATTGAGCCAATATTTGATTTGTAAATGAATTACTCATTACAAATGACGGATGCCCTGTTGCATTACCGAGATTTACTAATCTTCCTTCCGAAAGTAAAATAATTGAATGACCGTCAGGAAAAAGGAATTGGTCAACTTGCGGTTTAATGTTTATTCGTTTTATTCCGGGATAATTCATTAGTTTTTCAACTTGTATTTCATTATCAAAATGACCGATATTACATACAATGGATTTATCTTTCATTTTTTCCATATGTTCAATGGTGATAACAAATTTATTTCCGGTAGTAGTTACATATATATCACCATCAGGAAGCATATCTTCAAGAGTTTTAACGGCAAATCCTTCCATGCTTGCTTGCAAAGCACATATAGGGTCAATTTCGGTAACTGTTACTCTGGCTCCGTATCCTATCATTGCTTTTGCAGACCCTTTTCCGACATCGCCATAACCGAGTACAACAACTTTTTTTCCGGCTAACATAATATCTGTTGCGCGTTTAATACCGTCCGGTAATGATTCTCGGCAACCGAATGTATTATCAAATTTAGATTTTGTTACCGAATCGTTTACATTAATTGCAGGGAACAACAATTTACCAACTTCTTCTAATTGATACAATCTGTGAACACCGGTTGTTGTTTCTTCAGAAACACCTTTTAAAGTATTAACTGCTTTATGCCATATATTTGGTTTATCAGTTAAAATAATCTTTAAACGTTTTAACAGTTCAATTTCATCTTCCGCTTCTGCTTTAGCATCAACAATTGACGGGTCATTCTCTGCTTCATATCCTTTTATAACCATCATTGTTGCGTCTCCTCCGTCATCAACAATCAAATCCGGAGTTTCTCCGTTAGGAAATGATAATGCTTGCTCGGTGCACCACCAGTATTCTTCTAAAGTTTCTCCTTTCCAAGCAAAAACCGGTATGCCGGCTTCAGCAACGGCTGCTGCTGCATGATCTTGTGTAGAAAAAATATTGCAACTTGCCCATCTTACATCTGCTCCGAGTTCAACCAAAGTATCAATAAGTACTGCTGTTTGAATAGTCATATGTAAAGACCCTGTAATTTTTGCTCCTTTTAAAGGTTTGCTTTCACTGTATTTTTTCCTTACCGCCATTAACCCCGGCATTTCATGTTCTGCAAGAGCAATTTCTTTTCTTCCCCACTCTGCCAAACTGATATCTTTTATTTTGTAATCATTTATTTGTCCTGTATTTGTCATAATTTTTTATTGAGTTTTAAAATAAGGCTGCAAATATAGTTAAATTTATTTCTGAAAAAATCAAGAATTACAAAGTTCTGTTAATATTCCGGACTAAATTTCAATTTCCGATAATATTTTTAATTTTGCAAATGAAATATTAAACACAAATTATGAAAGCATATGTATTTCCCGGACAGGGAGCACAATTTACAGGAATGGGTAAGGATTTGTATGAAAATTCAGAACTTGCAAAAAAATTGTTTGAAAAAGCAAATGAAATTCTCGGATTCAGAATAACTGACCTTATGTTTGACGGTACCGATGAAGACTTGCGTCAAACAAAGGTTACACAACCCGCCATTTTTTTACATTCGGTAATTCTTGCAAAAACTCTCGGTGAAAATTTTAAACCTGATATGGTTGCCGGACATTCTCTTGGTGAATTTTCAGCATTGGTTGCTAACAAATCTTTATCATTTGAAGACGGATTGAAATTAGTATCTCAAAGAGCAACAGCCATGCAAAAAGCCTGTGAAGTTGAGCCGGCAACAATGGCTGCTGTCTTAGGATTGGAAGATAAAAAAGTTGAAGAAATTTGCCGTTCAATTGATGATGTTGTTGTACCTGCTAATTATAATACTGAAGGACAAATAGTTATTTCAGGATCATTGAAAGGTATTGATACTGCCATCGAAAAATTAACAGAAGCAGGTGCTAGGAGAGCAATGAAATTAAATGTCGGCGGTGCTTTTCATTCGCCTCTTATGGAACCTGCAAGGGAGGAGTTGGCTGCTGCAATTGAAAACACTCAATTTAACGAACCGATTTGTCCGGTTTATCAAAATGTATCCGGAAAACCTGTCAGTAACACTTCTGAAATTAAAAAGAATCTTGTATCACAATTAACTTCACCTGTAAGATGGACACAAATTATGCAAAACATGATTGCCGACGGTGCTGAATCTTATACTGAAGTAGGTCCGGGAAAAGTACTTCAAGGTTTATTAAAAAAAATTGACAGAAAATTTCCGACTTTCAGTGCATAAGAACAACTTTGAAATATTTTTTACATAATTTTACAACTGTTAATAACGTTTGACAATAAAACGTACAAGTATGCGATTGATCTTAATCATCATATTAACATTTTTCAATTGTCTTCTTTTTTCACAAAATAAGATAAATGCCATAGAACTACTTGATAAAGTTAAAGCTGAAGGCGGAGCAATTGTAGAATTAATATTTGATGAGAACGGAGATACTTCTTTTCATTACAAAATGCGACCGGTAATTATTTATCCTCCGAGAAAATTCAGAAATAAAAGAGAAAGAAAAAAATATTACAGACTGGTACGCAATGTGAAGAAAGTTTATCCATATTCAATAATCATAAAAAATATATTTACTGAATCTGAATTTGTATTACGTAATATGGATAATAATCGTGAACGCAAAAAATACATTAAGCAAAAAGAAAGAGAATTAAAAAAAGAATTTGAAGATGATATAAGAGATATGACTTATTCTCAAGGACGAATTTTAATTAAATTAGTTGACCGAGAAACATCACATACAACATATGAACTTGTCAAACATTTTAAAGGAGGTGTTTCTGCTTTTTTTTGGCAAGGAATTGCCAAAATTTTTTCTACTGATTTAAAGTATGAATATGATCCGGACGGAACCGATAAATGGATTGAAGAAATTGTAGCGAGAATTGAAAACGGACAACTATAGTTTGTCCGTTTTCAATTTAAACAATTTCAGAACTTTACAAAATTGTGTTTAATTAAAAGCTTTATTTTTCAATAAAAATTTTGCAAGTTCTTTTCCTGCTTTTGCATAGGCTTCTTTAATTCTCTCGCCTGTATCCCAACCTGCTCCGGATCTTCCGGGAGACTTTTTTATATCAATTTCGGCAATTACCTCATCCGGATTTGAAGTTTTTATAAAAATTGCTTTACAATTAATTGTTGCAGGTGCTGAAGATATTCCTATATAGTAACCGGGTTCTGTAAAATAGGTATGTAAAATTAAAGTATATTCAGCATCAGTGTGTTGACTTGCATCTGCATCAGCTTTATCACTTATATATTTTACAAATAATTCTTCAAACTTAGGTTCAAATCTTCTTTCTCTGTCTTCAACCCACATTTTTACCCATTTATCACCTCTGCCTGCCTCACTTTCGTTATATTCTTTCTGCTTTTTTGCAAGATAATCTTCTTCAGAATATTTCCCTACATTCATATCATCATATGAATATTGAAGTTTCAATTCTTTTACACCTTTTAAAAATTTTAAATCACCTTTTGTAATTTTAATTTTTTGTGCAAACGTACTTCCTGTAAAAGCAACAAATACAATAATTGCTAATAATGTTTTAATGTTTCTCATTATAAAAAAATTTATGTTAAAAAATAAAAATTATTCATTAATCAAATCATTAATAATACCTTCCATCTTATCACCGCCCCAATTAACAGCTCCGGTTTCTTTAATTTTAATTATTCCGTTTTTTGAAATCACAAAGGTAGTCGGAATACTTTGTGATATAAAAACTTTCGGAGATTGATATCTTGTAGTAAATACGGGAAACGTGTATTCTCTTTTATCAATGAAAGATTTTACTTTTGCTTGGCTTTCATTTGAAACCAAAAAGAATTTGACATTTTCATTGTCTTTAAAAGTATTACAGAGTTCTTGAATACCCGGCATTTCTGCAACACAAGGTCCGCACCTAGTAGCCCATAAATTTAGGAAAATAACTTTCCCGTAATATTCTTGAAGATTGATATTATTGCCTTGCATATCTTCCAATTGCCAATTAAAATTGTCTGATGTTAATATATGCTCATTATTTGAATCCTTAACCGAAGGTTGAATTATCAATGATTTTACTTGATTAGCAAATACATTTATCGCAAAACGACTATTTGGAATGAACAATGCAACAATAAATAAAATAAAAATAACATCTGTAATTTTACCCCAAACAGATTTATTCTTTTTGTAATTTTGAAATTTCTCTTTTAAACTCTTCATTTGTAAAATTTATACAAAAATATAAAAAATGAACACATTTAAGGCAACCTCTAAAAATTATGATTAAAAAAATTGAATAATAAGACAAAAAGGTAAAAATAGAACCTTGCATCAGATAATTTACTTTCTTCAATCAGCCTAACTATCATGTTTTATGATTAAACCTTTCATATCATGTTATATTAGGTATGGTAATTGTATGATAAAATATTGAAAGTATTCACCTTAATTATTTATTAAAACTACCGGATTAATTATGTCAACAACAGTTTTACAACCGAAAAATAACATACATAATATTAATCATGCTTATAACAGACCTGTTAATCCTGAATTTGAAATAGTTTCATTGAAAACCTTTTTCAAAAATAATAATTTAAAAAAAATTCAAAAGTTCCGATGTGCCGAAAGAAATCTGATTTTAATTATAACTTCCGGATTAGGAAAACACACTATTGATTTTAAAGATTATCAATTTACTAACGGTTCTGTTATTTTTATTGCAAAAGGACAAGTTCATAAATTTGAAGTAAAACCGGGTAACAACGGATATTTAATATTCTTTTCCGAAAATTTTTATAATAAAAATACTATTGCTGCTGCTGCTCTTTCCCAAACTTGGCTTTATAACTATCATATTGGTCTCCCCCAAATACAAGTTAATGCAGAAATGCGTGAACATTTTTTTGACATCATAAAAAAAATACATCAAGAATATAAAGCAGGTAATATTTTTGCAAAAACAGAGGTCATTAAAACCCTGTTATATCTACTCCTAATAAAATCGGAACGAATTAAAAGAGAGCTCCTTAATAAAGATGTATTAAACCGGAGTGATATTATATTTGATTTTATTGATCTTACTGAAAATAAATTTTCTGAATGCAGGAATGCAGATTATTATGCCCGACAATTAAATATTTCATACAAACATTTGAATAATATTTGCAAGCAAAGTTTAAATAAAACTGCTAAATCTTTCATTGATGATCACATAATTCTGGTGGCAAAGAGATATTTAGTTTGTTCAGACCTGTCAGTTAAAGAAATAACTTCAGTTACAGGTTTTGATGAACCTACAAACTTTGTAAAATATTTTAAAAAACACACAGGAAATTCGCCTATGCAATATAGAAAGCGTTTTATACCTTAGGGTGGAGTGAATGAAATCTCTGATAATAAAAAATTACTTTCGTTCCGTTTTTAATTATTATACTGAATTTCAGGATTATATTGAATAACGAACAAGGATTAACGAATGAAGATTTTTGAAGTATTTAACAAAAAAACAACAAATTTTTATGTTTATTCGGAAATAAAAAACTCTACTAACAAAAATTTACAGATAATCAAACATATACGATATATGTATGAATAT
The sequence above is a segment of the Bacteroidales bacterium genome. Coding sequences within it:
- the ahcY gene encoding adenosylhomocysteinase, which gives rise to MTNTGQINDYKIKDISLAEWGRKEIALAEHEMPGLMAVRKKYSESKPLKGAKITGSLHMTIQTAVLIDTLVELGADVRWASCNIFSTQDHAAAAVAEAGIPVFAWKGETLEEYWWCTEQALSFPNGETPDLIVDDGGDATMMVIKGYEAENDPSIVDAKAEAEDEIELLKRLKIILTDKPNIWHKAVNTLKGVSEETTTGVHRLYQLEEVGKLLFPAINVNDSVTKSKFDNTFGCRESLPDGIKRATDIMLAGKKVVVLGYGDVGKGSAKAMIGYGARVTVTEIDPICALQASMEGFAVKTLEDMLPDGDIYVTTTGNKFVITIEHMEKMKDKSIVCNIGHFDNEIQVEKLMNYPGIKRINIKPQVDQFLFPDGHSIILLSEGRLVNLGNATGHPSFVMSNSFTNQILAQLELWKNDYKIGVYRLPKHLDEEVARLHLDHVGVKLTVMSEEQSEYIGIPVKGPYKPDHYRY
- the fabD gene encoding ACP S-malonyltransferase yields the protein MKAYVFPGQGAQFTGMGKDLYENSELAKKLFEKANEILGFRITDLMFDGTDEDLRQTKVTQPAIFLHSVILAKTLGENFKPDMVAGHSLGEFSALVANKSLSFEDGLKLVSQRATAMQKACEVEPATMAAVLGLEDKKVEEICRSIDDVVVPANYNTEGQIVISGSLKGIDTAIEKLTEAGARRAMKLNVGGAFHSPLMEPAREELAAAIENTQFNEPICPVYQNVSGKPVSNTSEIKKNLVSQLTSPVRWTQIMQNMIADGAESYTEVGPGKVLQGLLKKIDRKFPTFSA
- a CDS encoding DUF4294 domain-containing protein, producing MRLILIIILTFFNCLLFSQNKINAIELLDKVKAEGGAIVELIFDENGDTSFHYKMRPVIIYPPRKFRNKRERKKYYRLVRNVKKVYPYSIIIKNIFTESEFVLRNMDNNRERKKYIKQKERELKKEFEDDIRDMTYSQGRILIKLVDRETSHTTYELVKHFKGGVSAFFWQGIAKIFSTDLKYEYDPDGTDKWIEEIVARIENGQL
- a CDS encoding TlpA family protein disulfide reductase produces the protein MKSLKEKFQNYKKNKSVWGKITDVIFILFIVALFIPNSRFAINVFANQVKSLIIQPSVKDSNNEHILTSDNFNWQLEDMQGNNINLQEYYGKVIFLNLWATRCGPCVAEMPGIQELCNTFKDNENVKFFLVSNESQAKVKSFIDKREYTFPVFTTRYQSPKVFISQSIPTTFVISKNGIIKIKETGAVNWGGDKMEGIINDLINE
- a CDS encoding helix-turn-helix domain-containing protein, whose protein sequence is MSTTVLQPKNNIHNINHAYNRPVNPEFEIVSLKTFFKNNNLKKIQKFRCAERNLILIITSGLGKHTIDFKDYQFTNGSVIFIAKGQVHKFEVKPGNNGYLIFFSENFYNKNTIAAAALSQTWLYNYHIGLPQIQVNAEMREHFFDIIKKIHQEYKAGNIFAKTEVIKTLLYLLLIKSERIKRELLNKDVLNRSDIIFDFIDLTENKFSECRNADYYARQLNISYKHLNNICKQSLNKTAKSFIDDHIILVAKRYLVCSDLSVKEITSVTGFDEPTNFVKYFKKHTGNSPMQYRKRFIP